The genomic window CAATGGCGCGCGCACCGTGAACCCCGAGCCGGATCTCATCCTTCCCGCCAAGGGAAAACTGCTGCTCATCGGCACCTTGGAAGCCGAGGAAAAATTTCTGAAAGCCTTCCAATCCGAACTCGCGCCTGTCGGACTGCGCCGGTATTGGAAGCGTTCGGCAAAAGCATGATCCATTAGCCAACGGCCGGCGGAAACGACTCCCGCAGTGTGTCCAAAACAGGGGAGGCGGAAGAGGAGTTGGAATTTCAGGTGACGATTCCAATGACTCACTAACGGCTTGCCTCGTCGCCCGCCCTTCGGCGAATGATACCCCATGGCAGCTGGCAGTCTTCTCACCCTCCTTGATGACATCGCGACGATCCTCGACGACGTCTCCATCCTCACCAAAAAGGCCGCGGCCAAGACCGCCGGAGTCCTGGGCGACGACCTCGCGCTGAACGCCCAGCAGGTCAGCGGGGTCGTTTCCTCCCGCGAGCTGCCCGTCGTCTGGGCCGTCGCGAAAGGCTCGTTCATCAACAAGCTCATCCTCGTCCCGCTGGCGCTTCTCATCAGTGCCTTCGTGCCGTGGGCCATCACGCCGTTGCTGGTGATCGGCGGACTCTACCTGTGCTTCGAAGGGGTGGAGAAACTCCACCACGCCTTTTCCCACCGCCATGAAAAATCAGAGGCGGAGGCCGGCCGGGACATCGCGGAACTCGCGGCCACCACTCCGGAAGCCAAGGTGGAATCCGAGGCGGAGAAGATCAAAGGCGCGGTCCGGACCGACTTCGTCCTCTCCGCCGAGATCATCGCCATCACGCTCGGCACCGTGGAGAACCAGGATCTCATGCGGCAGTTCAGCGTGCTCTCCGCCATCGCCCTCCTCATGACGGTCGGCGTCTATGGACTGGTCGCGGGAATCGTGAAGCTGGATGACGCGGGCCTCTACCTCACCAAATGCCGTGCCGCCGCCCAGCAAAGCATCGGACGCGCCATCCTGTGGGCGGCCCCCTATCTCATGAAGACGTTGTCCATCCTCGGGACCGCCGCCATGTTCCTTGTCGGGGGAGAAATCGTCACACACGGTATCCCGCCTCTCCACCACGCCATTGAAGACGTGGCACACACCGCCGGGGCCCTATCGATCGTTGCCGGTCCCATACTCAATGGCATCTGTG from Luteolibacter yonseiensis includes these protein-coding regions:
- a CDS encoding DUF808 domain-containing protein, which produces MAAGSLLTLLDDIATILDDVSILTKKAAAKTAGVLGDDLALNAQQVSGVVSSRELPVVWAVAKGSFINKLILVPLALLISAFVPWAITPLLVIGGLYLCFEGVEKLHHAFSHRHEKSEAEAGRDIAELAATTPEAKVESEAEKIKGAVRTDFVLSAEIIAITLGTVENQDLMRQFSVLSAIALLMTVGVYGLVAGIVKLDDAGLYLTKCRAAAQQSIGRAILWAAPYLMKTLSILGTAAMFLVGGEIVTHGIPPLHHAIEDVAHTAGALSIVAGPILNGICGLIAGTIVLLAFTGIQKMRGKTAH